The following proteins are encoded in a genomic region of Triticum dicoccoides isolate Atlit2015 ecotype Zavitan chromosome 1B, WEW_v2.0, whole genome shotgun sequence:
- the LOC119335331 gene encoding uncharacterized protein LOC119335331: MSYPILVPGYENTIPMIDYFLYYTAGGGSPPSLQRLPPLDGTIAQVQDQIKASADVMTNQFLRRLKCLDLGVLCRGEDEVAVAQLEITESGAPPKLQVLCPSISRSWEVKHPPIIPCDDVKEFDLEEVFKNFDAHTVIPFKSYLCWVDYSFGILFCDVFNESPKLLYLELPAKLPILWAGHKGRAWVEAYHTVGVTEGEVMKFVKVVDGNDAFFETTEPASDDFIITSWALITESNGVMKWKQDASIRSSEIGFGGLTHLPRTPLEYPVISMYEPSVIYFMIGHDQASYMYNKVWIVAIDISNGKVKSSSAYINGTEQVGDLCADEALYFAREKPQVYSTFLPAEFSKHLNLLGTRTGLLQGGSDQAISIAVPEKKRKLM; the protein is encoded by the exons ATGAGTTATCCTATCCTTGTGCCaggctacgagaacaccatcccgatgatcgactacttcctctactataCCGCCGGTGGTGGCTCTCCGCCGTCTCTACAGCGGCTACCCCCTCTTGACGGGACCATTGCCCAGGTCCAGGACCAAATCAAGGCCAGTGCTGACGTCATGACGAATCAGTTTTTGCGCAGGCTGAAGTGCCTTGACCTAGGCGTCCTGTGCCGCGGAGAGGATGAGGTCGCCGTCGCACAGCTCGAGATCACCGAGTCCGGGGCGCCACCTAAACTCCAGGTCCTGTGCCCGTCTATCTCTCGCAGTTGGGAGGTCAAGCATCCGCCCATCATACCCTGCGACGATGTGAAGGAATTTGATTTGGAGGAGGTCTTTAAGAACTTTGATGCTCACACAGTCATCCCCTTCAAGAGTTACCTGTGTTGGGTTGATTACTCCTTTGGTATCTTGTTCTGCGATGTGTTCAATGAGAGCCCCAAGCTCCTATACCTGGAACTCCCGGCTAAATTGCCCATATTATGGGCCGGACACAAGGGCCGAGCATGGGTAGAGGCGTACCACACCGTTGGTGTCACAGAGGGTGAGGTTATGAAATTTGTCAAAGTTGTCGATGGCAATGATGCGTTTTTTGAAACCACTGAACCTGCCAGTGATGATTTCATCATCACCTCCTGGGCACTAATAACAGAAAGCAACGGCGTGATGAAGTGGAAGCAGGATGCATCTATTAGATCCAGTGAGATAGGGTTTGGTGGACTCACACATCTTCCTCGTACCCCATTAGAGTACCCTGTTATCAGCATGTATGAGCCCAGTGTCATTTACTTCATGATCGGGCATGACCAAGCATCGTACATGTATAATAAGGTATGGATTGTTGCCATTGACATTAGCAATGGCAAGGTGAAGTCGTCATCTGCATACATCAATGGTACAGAACAGGTGGGGGACCTCTGTGCTGATGAAGCTTTGTACTTTGCCAGAGAAAAACCCCAGGTTTACTCTACCTTTCTTCCTGCCGAGTTCTCCAAGCACCTCAATTTGCTTGGAACAAG GACTGGTCTTCTCCAAGGTGGGAGCGATCAAGCTATCAGTATTGCAGTACCTGAAAAGAAGAGGAAGTTAATGTGA